In Colletotrichum destructivum chromosome 1, complete sequence, the sequence TGCATTGAGAGAGAGTTGCAGGTCACAACGGTACGTAAAAGTCGTGTGGCTAtctgtgtgtctgtgtgtctTGCTCTAAGCCAGCAGCAGTCCGGATGGGTAGAGGAGGAAAGCTACCTTACCGTCTGGACGTCTAGCTTCTCAATCTCAATGCTATGCAAGGTAAAGCACGCGCGGCACGTACATTCTATGTACCTCGAAACTGCCTAAACATGGGCAGtcgaggtacgtacctggGGAACCAGTCGACGGAAGCAAGAGCTATCTAGTTATGTATCTCTCTTCCCCCAGGCAAGAGCAGGCAAATGACGACGAAAATTGTCAAGTGCGCACATGGCCTTCCCAAAGGCGCAAGTGCCTCGTGAGCGCTTGCCCTGCCCGCCTTACATCCATGTGTGGATTCCACCACTGAGAAACCCATCCCCTCCGTTTCGATGCGATTGGTCTCGCCAAGCAAACAAGGCCGCATCAGCTTTTCCTtgcttcctcgtcggcggtcaCTAGTGAACCAGCTATCTGGCCTCCTGGAGGCTGGAGATGCTGCCTGCCTCGATGTCTGTACTTGTCGGGTACTTCCTCCTGGAAACATTGTTGAGAGGCACATGAACAACGGTTCGAAGCTCAAGACTCAAGCTTGACACCGGACGAAAGGCCCTGCAAAACCGTCGGCGGATCCCCGTCAACCCATGCCCAACTGatctctcttcctctccttttTTCTACTCCTTTTCTCCATCTGCCTCGGCTTCTCTCGACATCATCCTTGCTTGGGGGTTTTTTTAAAGCCTACCCTGGCACCCCCAGGCGGCCGGGGTGGGAATTGCAGAATGGGGCCCAAGCCAAAGGTAGATTGTACTGTAGGATACAGGGGGGGACTTGCGTGTCGCGGCTGACGAGATGACACTGGAGGTCGGCGAGATGCTTCTCTGCGACAGAACAAGACGTCTGGAGCACATTCCGTCGAGAGTCAACCAACGAGCGACTTGTGCCACATGCATCACGTTGAACTCATCGTCTTTGCGCCGCTATCGCTCATCGGCTGCGATCTGAGGTCAACGGGAAGAAGGGCGGGGTCGGGTTGAAACGGTTGAAAAAGATGCGACATGGATGTTTGCCTCGACGTTACCGGCAAGCCATTGCCCAGCCGGTGTCCCAGACATGTCTCTGCGCCTTTGGGAGCTTTGAACACCTGCTCCCAACTCTATTTCGGCCATGTTAATAAGCGTTTATCGACATGTTCAACATGGCCGTAGCACTGACTTACGCCCAGTCAGTGCTCTCCGGTCACGCTGCCTGCGACATTATGCGACAGACTGAGAGATCGCGACGTGGTCTATGTCGAAAGCGACTCTGACGAACTACGGTCGGAGGCGCCGGACTGTTGTTACAGTGTGCGCGCGCACGAGTTTGAAGCGATGAAGACGAGTCGCAACTCACAAGCCCAAGTTGAAGTCGACGCGACGCAGCTCTCGacaacttttttttttttttacttttgcccctcctccctcttttcctttttctttctggAAGTCCACGCTGACTTCCTTCAACCTTGCCCCTGGTTCCTGGTGGACACTTGGTGGGGGAGACACTTTGTAAATGTACAGCTCAAATACTAGTGTTACCAATACATACATGCCTTGTTTACTAACGCGCATCAAGTGCCTTGTGGTCCACGTCACGAACCATCAACGGCCCATCCGCCGTGGCCCCTGTAGCCCCCGCAAGTAGTGTCGCGTCACTAAACACATCTAACCGGCCTGGCCTCtgaccttttttttttttttgttgggGGAGCGCTAGGCCCGATTCTGTCAATCCTCTTTCGCTCGTATCGggttttcttccctctctcctgcCCTCCTTGTCTCTTTTCTTGAGATTGCAGTCTTGTTGAAGGAGACGGACCCTCTTATCTACGAATAGACCATCATGAAGTCAGAGGGCGATAGCTCGAAAAGCATGTGAGCGATCAGGGGCCTGACTGGCCTTCATCGCTCGTGATttctcacacacactctctcaaCGCGGTACGGATACAGTACGCGATCACAGGATCCCGTCATCCCTCCATCATTATCGAGTATGGTCTCAACCACCGCCTTGGACGGACGACACGCATGGCGGCGCACCTGCAACAAGAGTTGACCACCACTAACACTCAACTACCATGAACATCTATCCACAGTAGTACTGGCGGATTCATGTCCCAGCTATCAACCTTCCACAACCGTCGATGCTCGCAATATCCCGAGGGAACAGGACAACTAAGCCAGGGTCCGGGAAAGAGCCTGCTCGCTTGTCTGCTGGATTACGCGCCTGTTCGCCATCGGTCAACAATTTCTACGCAGATCGACTCTCACATGCAAATCTTTCTTCTCGTCAGATGTGCTCACTCTCTTTCCCCCAACAAATTCGGCTTCAAAAAAAATGACCCCCCCGGCCCCAACTTCCCCTTTGAATACTCTTGGCCGCCAGACCGCCCGCCCATCGACAGATGACACCCAACTCGCCAgcgtccccccccctgttgCCGATGGATAGGCCCGCCCTTGGACCCTGAAAAATATCCACGTCTGGTTTAGCAGCCGGGGGCCTGTACGGAGTAGCTAGCTGCAGCTTTGAGGGGAAAGCCAATCTTGCAATTGGCTGGCCGCCTTGCCCGCCGCACCCGTCCACGTCGCATGTCTTTCCGTACCTGTGTGCTCCTGGCTGGCAGCTCGCCTGCCCGTTCGCCCGGGCACGGCGCATCTGACCTACCCGAACGCGGCTGTACTAACAACTGGGAGCCCGGAAGCTTTCGAGGAGCGGGCGGACCCGAACCAGGTGCATCGGCACCCACTTCGTCTTCGCATCTACTTGGTCATGGCACCGGTAGCCGAAAAAGCTACCGGCCACGGAAGGGAGCGGCTGATCCGGGGGTGGTGGggtgggcggcgccgggtcGCCGTCAAGTGCGGACCCGACACGACCAAGGTGCCGCCACCAAGACTGATCGGGAGGCGGACTCGGGTCCAGACGCCGCACAGCCTTCTGCAGCTTTACACCCGTCCGACTCGTATTCCTCAAGATGATACGTCCTGAGATTGATTTCGGACCGTATCTCTCTCAAATCATTCGATGAAGCGTACTATAAACGCGTCTATGTCACTGACGGACACGGGACGGAGGTGGCAGCAGCCGGTTTTCTTGTTTCACGGAGTCCATGCGAGCCGAGGCTCATCACACTTCGCTCCCCCCCTCAAGCCGAATCAGTGAGAGGCTGCATCATCGACCTGCATGCCGCACCGCTGCCACCTGTTCGTCACTTGCAGATGTCTGGCCGCATCGGGCGTTTTATCATTCTCACTTCAGCACCTCACATGCAGTGCACTACTACACCAAGACTCAATcgggcatcctcctcctcctctgagGGTGGCCCCGTTTGGGTTGCCGCTATTCCAGCCACTGGCAAGAGTGTGAGCCAGTCACCTTCGGACTCCGTCTGGCTCCCGATGCCATCCGCCGCGCCGTGATATTCCCCGCATGATCAGCTCAATTCGGTTTTCGTccgcacacacacacacacacacacacacactcataAGCCACGTCGAACCGTACCCGGGTCCAGGTTGCATGCGCCCAAATGCCGCGCGCAGCAGCCCCCGCGTTCCGCCAATGCAATACTGCATGTCGTTGTTTGGTGTCGACACCTCTGTTGCCCGGCTCCGACGGGTGTTAGTTAGTCCCGGATCAACATCACGAGATGTTGCACTGTGGCTAGCGAACGAAGCTCTGAAGGTAGCCTCGGGAACCAAATCATCTGCGTCGTCTGGCCgcaaaagcaaaagaaaaagaaaaaagactAGTGGCAAAATCCTTGACTGGCTCTTTGAATCTTGAGGGCATCTCCCGGATCGGGCATAGGGCTACCTGAGGAACCTGAGGAACCTACGGGACgtggagaggagagaaatCCCCCCCATGGCAATACTGTAATGCCTCGTCGCACAGACCCCGCATCTATGGCAAACACGAGcccctgcagcagcagcacgaccaccacctccacctccaccaccatACGAGCGGCAGGGGAGGGCGGGCCAACGTCGActctcttccctttctcGATTCCCGTGCATAGTCGAAACATCAGTCGAGCATGAGCTTCCGAGGTGTCTGCCCTCGCTCATGTGTCAACTGAGCTTATACCCAATCCCGAGCTATCCCCCCTCATCTGCGCTTTTGTATTCCTTGGTTGGTGTGACTCTGCTACTTCTTTCCGCCGCTTCATAGCTCTTTCAACGCTGCCTATCCGTGTGTCGCTAGTACCAGATCCGGCTCTCCTCTCTCGTCTCCATTCTCCATTCTCTCCGCATTTCCCGCTCACAGCCGCATCACCACTCATAGTTGCATCATCACTCACGAGTTTGCTTCACCATGACCACTCTGCCGAAAACAGTCCCCGGCACTGCGGTCCAGGTCCAGCTGCCGGCCTTGCCGACCTCTGACTTCTGGAGCGAGACACAATGGGCCGTCATGATGTCCCTGCTCGAGGCGGTCCTCCCGTCCATCTCACGCCCGTCGACTCTCTCAGACCCGACGAACCAGGTCCGTGTACCCGAGGCCGATTATGCGGCGGCGCTCCAGCTCGCCCAGAACACCATGAAGAAGCCGCCGTCGGAGGAAAAGTTCCAGGAGTACCTCGCACACAACCCGGCAAAGGAACCCAAGTTCGTCGAGAGCATCACGAGGACCGTGGCCGCACTTGCACCGGCTGCTCAGCGCCAGCTGGGTGGTGTCATGAGCTCATTGGCGTATGTatcgcccccccccccaaaaccGTTATCGACATTGGAAAAAAAGAGAGCGCCATGACTGACTTGGCTCGGCAGCACTCGCACTGGCACATTGCTGCTGACCGGCTACTGGACCCCGGTTCATCTGCAGCCGCTGGAGGTTCGTGAGAAGATTCTCAAGGCCTGGCAGACCTCGCGCCTCCCGGCGATCCGCGTCCTGTCCAAGTCGATTTGCCTGCTGGCTCAGAAGAGCGCCGTGCAGACGAGTCCTCTGTTCAAGGAGTTGACCGATTACACCGACATGCCCGATTTCCAGAAGCATGGCGAGGGTTACGACTTCAACTTTATGCAGTTCGAGGCCTCCGACGCACCCGCCGTCGTGGAGACCGACGTGGTCATCGTCGGGTCCGGCTGCGGAggcgccgtggccgccaAGGTGCTAGCCGAGGCGGGCCACaaagtcctcgtcgtcgacaagtcGTACTACTACTCACCAAACCAGCTCCCGATGAGCCAGGACGCCGGGTGCCAGTTTCTGTACGAAAACAGCGGCTTCATCACGAGCGACGACAACTCTCTGAATCTGGTCGCTGGAAGCtgctggggcggcggcgggaccGTCAACTGGAGCGTGAGCCTTCAGACACAGGGTTTCGTGCGCAAGGAATGGTCCGAGAAGCGCGGATTGCCCTTCTTCACGTCGCCCCAATTCCAAAACTGTCTGGACAAGGTGTGCGACTTCATGGGCGTGGGAGCTGACCACGTGCGCCACAACCACCGCAACCAGGTGCTGCTGGACGGGTCCCGGAAGCTCGGCTGGCacgcgacgacggccccgCAGAACACGGCCGGCACGGAGCACTACTGCGGGCAGTGCCATCTCGGATGCGCATCGACCGAGAAGCAGGGCCCTACGGTTAGCTGGCtgcctgcggcggcggcgtccgggGCCAGGTTCATCGAAGGCTTCGAGGTTGAGAAGGTGACGTTTGATGAGTCGAGCGGCGGTTCCAAACGGGCCACGGGCGTTGTTGGGAAGTGGGTGTCGAGGGGCGCTGACGGAAGCACCAGCGCGCCCTTGGATCA encodes:
- a CDS encoding Putative glucose-methanol-choline oxidoreductase, long-chain-alcohol oxidase, whose product is MTTLPKTVPGTAVQVQLPALPTSDFWSETQWAVMMSLLEAVLPSISRPSTLSDPTNQVRVPEADYAAALQLAQNTMKKPPSEEKFQEYLAHNPAKEPKFVESITRTVAALAPAAQRQLGGVMSSLATRTGTLLLTGYWTPVHLQPLEVREKILKAWQTSRLPAIRVLSKSICLLAQKSAVQTSPLFKELTDYTDMPDFQKHGEGYDFNFMQFEASDAPAVVETDVVIVGSGCGGAVAAKVLAEAGHKVLVVDKSYYYSPNQLPMSQDAGCQFLYENSGFITSDDNSLNLVAGSCWGGGGTVNWSVSLQTQGFVRKEWSEKRGLPFFTSPQFQNCLDKVCDFMGVGADHVRHNHRNQVLLDGSRKLGWHATTAPQNTAGTEHYCGQCHLGCASTEKQGPTVSWLPAAAASGARFIEGFEVEKVTFDESSGGSKRATGVVGKWVSRGADGSTSAPLDQRTTREVVVKAKKVIVAAGSVSSPLVLLRSGLTNRHIGRNLYVHPCNFVGGYWKEDCKPWEGGTITGYCSSFEDLDKAGHGVKLEATCMVPYTILSSMPWHSGLQAKLSELRFRHFGAFISLTRDRDTGRVFPDPITGRPRVDYVVSDFDRAHTLEGVIALCKICYVEGAIEIHAGIPGLEPFVREDRAEPPEKTAAAASGSLGSESGDEAILDGVNDPRFVAWLDKLRKVNNAPPVAIFSSAHQMGTCRMAPNEDEGVVGPKGHVWGTEGLFVADASVFPSASGVNPMVTNMAIADWIATHVSKDMKAERL